One region of Limnospira fusiformis SAG 85.79 genomic DNA includes:
- a CDS encoding UDP-glucuronic acid decarboxylase family protein produces the protein MRILVTGGAGFIGSHLIDRLMEQKHDVLCLDNFFTGNKQNILKWIGNPYFELIRHDITEPIRLEVDQIYHLACPASPVHYQYNPVKTIKTNVMGTLNMLGLAKRVKARFLLASTSEVYGDPDVHPQTEEYRGNVNCIGPRSCYDEGKRVAETLAFDYYHQNKVDIRVARIFNTFGPRMLENDGRVVSNFIVQAIRGIPLTVYGDGSQTRSFCYVSDLVEGLIRLMNGEYIGPVNLGNPGEYTILELATKIQQMINPDAEIQYKPLPQDDPKQRQPDITKAKKYLNWEPTVHLDDGLELTIEDFRSRVILESK, from the coding sequence ATGAGAATATTAGTAACGGGTGGAGCCGGATTTATTGGTTCCCATTTGATTGACCGACTAATGGAACAGAAACACGATGTTCTGTGTCTGGACAACTTTTTCACGGGGAATAAGCAGAATATTCTTAAATGGATAGGGAATCCTTACTTTGAACTGATCCGCCATGATATCACTGAGCCAATTCGCCTAGAGGTGGATCAGATTTATCACTTGGCTTGTCCTGCTTCCCCAGTACATTATCAATACAACCCGGTCAAGACCATTAAAACTAATGTCATGGGGACTTTGAATATGCTGGGTTTAGCCAAACGGGTCAAGGCTCGATTTTTGCTGGCTTCCACCTCAGAAGTTTACGGAGATCCAGATGTTCACCCCCAAACTGAAGAGTATCGGGGTAATGTTAACTGTATTGGTCCCCGTTCCTGTTATGATGAGGGGAAACGGGTAGCGGAAACTCTGGCTTTTGACTACTACCATCAAAATAAGGTAGATATTAGGGTGGCGCGCATCTTTAATACCTTTGGACCCCGTATGCTGGAAAATGATGGACGGGTGGTGAGCAATTTTATTGTCCAAGCTATCCGGGGAATTCCTTTAACAGTTTATGGTGATGGTTCCCAAACCCGTAGTTTTTGCTATGTTTCGGATTTGGTGGAAGGACTGATTCGCCTGATGAATGGGGAGTATATAGGGCCAGTTAATTTGGGTAATCCGGGAGAATATACGATTTTGGAGTTGGCTACCAAAATTCAACAGATGATTAATCCTGATGCCGAGATTCAATATAAACCCTTACCCCAAGATGATCCGAAGCAGCGACAACCGGATATTACCAAAGCCAAGAAGTATCTTAATTGGGAACCTACGGTACATTTAGATGATGGACTCGAGCTAACCATTGAAGATTTTCGGAGTCGGGTTATCCTTGAGAGTAAGTAG
- a CDS encoding late competence development ComFB family protein — MNTTNDNKPPQYQNVMEIWVDEEIDRQLQRLSQNLLKYISRVEVATYALNRLPPLYASCQEGRNKQEQRAKTYRGKIQETVRQAIAAVQRDPIRLSTPLISPEEVQYEQTIRELIDLLPKQTDARNSAIKLLKDAIAPLASPPTSPTPPPPPPRRTVAGRKVPREPLLSHRDQIQEQLRIAKTLNGDPSESSGTEKTGDRSWPQSRQTTVSHREQIEEQLKLAKKSQL; from the coding sequence ATGAATACTACTAACGATAACAAACCGCCACAATACCAAAATGTGATGGAGATTTGGGTAGATGAAGAAATTGATCGTCAGTTACAGCGTCTGTCACAGAATTTACTAAAGTATATTAGTCGGGTTGAAGTAGCAACCTATGCTCTTAACCGTCTGCCGCCGTTGTATGCGTCTTGTCAGGAGGGTAGAAACAAACAGGAGCAACGAGCGAAAACCTACAGGGGTAAAATCCAAGAAACGGTGCGTCAGGCGATCGCTGCTGTTCAGCGAGATCCAATTAGATTATCCACCCCGTTGATATCTCCCGAAGAAGTCCAGTACGAGCAAACTATCCGGGAACTAATAGATTTGTTACCGAAACAAACAGATGCTCGTAACAGTGCGATTAAACTGCTCAAGGATGCGATCGCACCATTAGCATCTCCCCCGACTTCTCCTACTCCTCCTCCCCCTCCGCCTCGGAGAACTGTAGCGGGTCGGAAAGTTCCCCGTGAACCGCTTCTGAGTCACCGAGATCAGATTCAAGAGCAGCTTAGAATTGCCAAAACGCTGAACGGTGATCCTTCTGAGTCATCGGGAACCGAGAAAACAGGCGATCGCAGTTGGCCACAGTCCCGCCAAACCACCGTCAGTCATCGAGAGCAAATCGAAGAACAGCTTAAACTGGCAAAAAAAAGCCAACTCTGA
- a CDS encoding Uma2 family endonuclease, protein MITIAQPQLELEEFLKLPETKPASEFINGEITQKVMPQGEHSSIQVDLCEAINQVAKTQKIAKAFPELRCTFDGRSIVPDISVFRWSRIPREPSGRIANRFQTYPDWCIEILSPEQNLTRVLSKLLLCSRNGTELGWLINPDEDGSVILVFPEQKIELYEGDTVLPVLDGIQLELTPNQIWGWLSFD, encoded by the coding sequence ATGATTACAATTGCTCAACCTCAGCTTGAGTTGGAGGAGTTTCTGAAACTTCCGGAAACTAAGCCAGCTTCAGAATTTATCAATGGAGAAATTACTCAGAAAGTTATGCCACAGGGAGAACATAGTTCAATTCAAGTCGATCTTTGTGAAGCTATCAATCAGGTAGCCAAGACTCAGAAAATTGCTAAGGCTTTTCCTGAATTGCGCTGCACTTTTGATGGCAGGTCAATTGTGCCAGATATTTCTGTATTTCGCTGGTCCAGGATTCCTCGCGAACCTTCCGGGAGAATTGCTAATCGCTTTCAAACATATCCTGACTGGTGTATTGAAATTTTGTCCCCAGAACAAAACTTGACCAGAGTTCTGTCTAAGTTGTTATTGTGTTCAAGAAATGGTACGGAGTTGGGATGGTTAATTAATCCAGATGAAGATGGCAGTGTCATCCTGGTGTTTCCTGAACAAAAAATAGAGTTGTATGAGGGAGATACTGTGCTACCTGTTTTGGATGGTATCCAGTTGGAATTAACACCCAATCAAATTTGGGGATGGTTGAGTTTTGATTGA
- a CDS encoding pentapeptide repeat-containing protein — MNRLKWQLSKIFNRRQLSKLVRALAQLLRELIEIVLILVAVFLLISAILYIEDTLQANTEWGKFFINALEKSRILGTFESISIVTALVIYVRQGKKKSHYEAWQVIDSAQGIKISHARIKALEELSKDGVSLKGLSLPMADLEQVTLVDTDFKEANLKTAKLQEANLKGSTFELTQLQGANLWKANLQECFFLLTQLQKVNLNAANLENAELQGVNLLEANLQQANLQGAYILGNLQGANFQEANLKGANLQGAYLQDANFKRANLRGVNLKDANLTGVNFEEANLQSANLQNAQGLTPQQIRVAKNWEQARYSKTFILSLGLPQDSSLVNPEELT; from the coding sequence ATGAATAGATTAAAATGGCAGTTGTCCAAAATATTCAACCGCAGACAACTATCTAAACTGGTTAGAGCCTTAGCCCAACTACTCCGAGAATTGATAGAAATCGTGTTAATTTTAGTAGCTGTTTTCCTGTTAATTTCTGCAATCCTATATATAGAAGACACCCTACAAGCCAACACAGAATGGGGTAAATTCTTTATAAATGCCCTAGAAAAGTCCCGAATTCTTGGCACATTTGAAAGCATCAGTATTGTCACAGCATTAGTAATTTATGTCAGACAAGGAAAAAAGAAATCTCATTACGAAGCATGGCAAGTCATTGACTCAGCTCAAGGCATTAAAATTAGCCATGCTCGCATTAAAGCCCTAGAAGAATTATCAAAAGACGGAGTAAGTCTTAAAGGTTTATCTTTACCAATGGCTGATCTGGAACAAGTGACCTTGGTAGACACCGACTTCAAAGAAGCAAATCTAAAAACCGCTAAACTCCAGGAAGCCAACCTAAAAGGCAGTACCTTTGAACTCACCCAACTCCAAGGCGCTAACCTATGGAAAGCCAATTTACAGGAATGTTTTTTTCTGCTTACCCAACTCCAGAAAGTCAACCTAAATGCAGCCAACTTAGAAAATGCTGAACTTCAGGGAGTCAATTTATTAGAAGCTAATTTACAGCAAGCCAACCTACAGGGAGCCTATATTTTAGGAAACTTACAAGGAGCCAACTTTCAAGAAGCAAATTTAAAAGGTGCAAACCTTCAGGGAGCCTATCTTCAGGATGCCAACTTTAAACGAGCCAACTTGCGGGGAGTCAATCTTAAAGATGCCAATTTAACCGGGGTGAATTTTGAAGAAGCCAATTTACAAAGCGCTAACCTGCAAAATGCTCAGGGATTAACCCCCCAACAAATTAGAGTAGCCAAAAATTGGGAACAGGCTCGTTATTCTAAGACTTTTATCTTGAGTTTAGGACTACCTCAAGACTCATCATTGGTCAACCCAGAAGAGTTGACCTAA
- a CDS encoding UDP-glucose dehydrogenase family protein: MRVCVIGTGYVGLVTGVCLAHTGHDVICVDNNEEKVKLMKSGQSPIYEPGLSELMKSCAESGKLSFTSDLKAGVEHGDILFIAVGTPPLPTGESDTRYVEAVARGIGANLTRGSGYKVVVNKSTVPIGSGDWVRMIVLDGFTEQQKEQGTSGSAGELQFDVVSNPEFLREGSAIFDTFNPDRIVLGSNSQKALGLMQELYQPIVDRKYADDPDLPPVPVVMTDLSSAEMVKYAANSFLATKISFINEIANICDRVGADVKQVATGIGLDSRIGNKFLQAGIGWGGSCFPKDVSALIHTADDYNYDAKLLKSAVEVNNQQRVIAIEKLQQVLKILKGKTIGLLGLTFKPDTDDMRDAPALNLIEQLSRLGARVKAYDPIISQSGMRHGLSNVMVETDPELMAEGCDALVLVTDWEQFQNLNYAKMVKSMHSPVIIDGRNFLDREKLQELGFQYVGIGH; this comes from the coding sequence ATGCGTGTTTGTGTAATCGGTACTGGATATGTGGGTTTAGTAACCGGGGTTTGTTTGGCTCATACAGGTCATGATGTGATTTGTGTGGACAACAACGAAGAAAAAGTTAAGTTGATGAAGTCGGGACAGTCCCCAATTTATGAGCCGGGACTTTCGGAGTTGATGAAGTCCTGTGCGGAGTCTGGGAAGTTGTCTTTTACTTCTGACCTGAAAGCTGGGGTTGAACATGGGGATATTTTGTTTATTGCGGTGGGAACCCCTCCCCTACCAACAGGAGAAAGTGACACTCGATATGTGGAAGCAGTGGCGCGAGGAATTGGCGCTAATTTGACCCGTGGATCTGGTTATAAGGTGGTGGTGAATAAGTCTACGGTTCCTATCGGTTCGGGGGACTGGGTGCGGATGATTGTTCTTGATGGTTTTACTGAACAACAAAAGGAACAAGGAACTTCTGGGTCGGCGGGAGAATTGCAGTTTGATGTGGTTAGTAACCCGGAATTTCTGCGGGAAGGTTCGGCGATTTTTGATACTTTTAATCCCGATCGCATTGTTTTGGGAAGCAATAGCCAAAAGGCTTTGGGTCTGATGCAGGAATTATATCAACCCATTGTAGACCGTAAATATGCTGATGATCCCGATTTACCTCCGGTTCCGGTGGTGATGACTGATTTAAGTTCTGCGGAAATGGTCAAATATGCGGCTAATTCCTTCCTGGCGACTAAAATCAGTTTTATTAATGAAATCGCCAATATTTGCGATCGCGTTGGTGCTGATGTTAAACAGGTAGCCACTGGTATCGGTTTAGACTCCCGTATTGGTAACAAATTCCTGCAAGCTGGTATTGGTTGGGGGGGGTCCTGTTTCCCTAAAGATGTCTCGGCTTTAATTCATACCGCCGATGATTATAATTATGATGCCAAACTGTTGAAATCAGCCGTAGAGGTCAATAATCAGCAGCGGGTAATTGCGATCGAAAAATTGCAGCAAGTTCTCAAAATTCTGAAAGGGAAAACCATTGGTTTACTGGGGTTAACCTTTAAGCCGGATACTGATGATATGCGGGATGCACCCGCTTTGAATTTGATTGAACAACTCAGCCGTTTGGGAGCCAGGGTGAAAGCCTATGACCCGATTATTTCCCAAAGCGGAATGCGTCATGGTCTGTCTAATGTGATGGTGGAAACCGACCCAGAATTGATGGCTGAGGGTTGTGATGCTTTGGTCTTAGTAACCGATTGGGAACAGTTCCAAAACCTTAACTATGCCAAAATGGTTAAATCTATGCACAGTCCTGTTATCATCGATGGTCGGAATTTCTTAGACCGCGAAAAACTCCAAGAACTTGGTTTCCAATATGTGGGAATTGGACACTAA
- a CDS encoding NAD(P)H-quinone oxidoreductase subunit 4 codes for MANFPWLTITILFPIVASLFLPFIPDKEGKTVRWYALIVGLIDFSIIVYAFCTGYDLNTPGLQLVERYDWLPEIGLSWSVGADGLSMPLIILTGFITTLAILAAWPVTFKPKLFYFLMLAMYGGQIAVFAVQDMLLFFLVWELELVPVYLILSIWGGKKRLYAATKFILYTAGGSLFILVAALTMAFYGDAVTFDMQAIAIKDFPIKLQLLLYGGFLIAYGVKLPIFPLHTWLPDAHGEATAPAHMLLAGILLKMGGYALLRMNVGMLPDAHATFAPILVILGVVNIVYAAFTSFAQRNLKRKIAYSSISHMGFVLIGMGSFTEIGLSGAMLQMISHGLIGASLFFLVGCTYDRTHTLMLDEMGGVGLKMKKVFAMWTTCSMASLALPGMSGFVAELMVFIGIATSDAYNATFKVLVVFLAAVGVIITPIYLLSMLREILYGPENQELTSHEKLVDAEPREVFVIACLLVPIIGIGLYPKVVTQMYDSTTTQLTALMRQSVPTLVNNNPIATNTQELVSLNAPIIGKSLSEN; via the coding sequence ATGGCTAATTTTCCTTGGCTGACGATTACAATTCTGTTTCCCATTGTGGCATCACTTTTTCTACCGTTTATCCCTGATAAAGAAGGGAAAACGGTGCGCTGGTATGCCCTAATCGTGGGATTGATTGACTTTTCAATTATTGTTTATGCCTTCTGTACTGGCTATGACTTGAATACCCCCGGTTTACAGTTGGTAGAACGTTATGACTGGCTGCCCGAAATCGGTTTGAGTTGGTCTGTGGGGGCTGATGGCTTATCTATGCCCCTAATTATCCTCACCGGATTTATCACCACCCTAGCGATTTTAGCCGCTTGGCCAGTGACTTTTAAGCCCAAACTTTTCTACTTCCTAATGTTGGCGATGTATGGCGGTCAGATTGCCGTTTTCGCTGTCCAGGATATGTTGTTATTCTTCCTGGTTTGGGAGTTGGAATTAGTTCCGGTTTACCTAATTCTTTCAATTTGGGGCGGTAAAAAGCGCCTGTATGCGGCTACTAAGTTTATTTTGTATACCGCAGGCGGTTCCCTGTTTATTTTGGTGGCAGCCCTGACTATGGCTTTCTATGGCGATGCTGTTACCTTTGATATGCAGGCGATCGCCATTAAGGACTTCCCCATTAAACTACAATTACTCCTGTATGGTGGCTTTCTGATTGCATACGGGGTCAAATTACCCATTTTTCCCCTTCACACCTGGCTACCTGATGCCCACGGAGAAGCTACCGCCCCCGCCCATATGTTACTAGCGGGTATCCTCCTAAAAATGGGCGGTTATGCCTTGCTACGCATGAATGTGGGAATGCTACCCGATGCCCATGCCACCTTCGCCCCCATTTTAGTGATTTTAGGCGTAGTTAACATCGTCTATGCCGCCTTCACTTCTTTCGCCCAACGCAACCTCAAGCGCAAAATTGCCTATTCCTCAATTTCTCACATGGGGTTTGTGTTAATTGGTATGGGCTCATTCACAGAAATAGGCCTCAGTGGTGCCATGTTGCAGATGATTTCCCATGGCTTAATTGGGGCTAGTTTATTCTTCCTGGTCGGCTGTACTTATGACCGCACCCATACCCTCATGTTAGATGAAATGGGGGGGGTTGGTTTAAAGATGAAGAAAGTTTTTGCCATGTGGACTACTTGTTCAATGGCATCTCTAGCCCTACCTGGAATGAGTGGATTTGTGGCTGAATTAATGGTGTTTATTGGTATTGCTACCAGTGACGCTTACAATGCCACCTTTAAAGTCTTAGTCGTCTTCCTCGCCGCCGTAGGTGTAATTATTACCCCAATTTATCTGCTGTCCATGCTGCGGGAAATTCTCTATGGCCCTGAAAATCAGGAACTCACCTCCCACGAAAAACTCGTAGATGCAGAACCCCGGGAGGTCTTCGTTATCGCCTGTTTATTAGTGCCGATAATTGGCATTGGGTTATATCCCAAAGTGGTAACACAAATGTATGATTCAACCACAACTCAACTCACCGCTTTAATGCGGCAGTCTGTCCCCACTTTGGTTAACAATAATCCCATTGCTACCAATACTCAAGAATTGGTTTCTCTAAATGCTCCCATTATCGGTAAGTCCCTGTCTGAGAATTAA
- a CDS encoding calcium/sodium antiporter, with product MLEALIWIGIFAVSLAVLIYASDSFTESASKLGLFFGLSPFIVGVTIVAIGTSLPELVSSLVAVYRDTSEIVASNVIGSNITNIFLIVGFAAVISSPMKINYDLISVDLPMLVGSAILLYFTISDDFFTTGEALLCLIGFVIYLVYIIREGQEDNDQQIDEEVNSTRFVIVNLAIVILGAVFIFVGANYTIESIIKLSEIFHLGTEIIAVTVVALGTSLPELVVTISAARKGNAEVAIGNVVGSNIFNSLIVMGVPGLIKPLDIPDEILINALPVMLAATLLFFFVTQDKQVTQWEGLLFFVLYGWFVGHIFGWL from the coding sequence ATGTTAGAAGCACTTATTTGGATAGGGATTTTTGCAGTTAGTCTGGCGGTTCTCATCTATGCCTCGGATTCCTTTACAGAATCAGCTAGTAAACTGGGGCTATTTTTCGGCTTGAGTCCCTTTATTGTGGGCGTGACCATTGTGGCGATCGGTACCTCTCTTCCTGAACTGGTTTCTTCTCTGGTAGCCGTTTATCGAGATACATCAGAAATTGTAGCTAGTAATGTTATTGGTTCTAATATTACTAATATTTTTCTGATTGTTGGGTTTGCCGCCGTTATCAGTAGTCCGATGAAGATTAATTATGACCTGATTTCTGTGGATCTACCTATGTTGGTTGGTTCCGCTATTTTGCTCTATTTTACCATTAGTGATGATTTTTTCACCACCGGAGAAGCTCTGTTATGTCTCATCGGATTTGTGATTTATCTGGTTTATATTATCCGAGAAGGTCAAGAGGATAATGACCAGCAAATTGACGAGGAGGTGAACTCCACTCGATTTGTGATTGTGAATTTGGCGATTGTGATTTTGGGCGCGGTTTTTATCTTTGTCGGCGCTAACTATACCATTGAATCGATTATTAAACTCTCAGAAATTTTCCATCTGGGAACTGAGATTATTGCCGTTACTGTAGTGGCTTTAGGGACATCTTTACCGGAGTTGGTAGTCACTATTTCTGCCGCTCGAAAAGGTAATGCAGAAGTGGCGATCGGAAATGTGGTCGGCTCCAATATTTTTAACTCCTTAATCGTTATGGGAGTGCCGGGACTGATTAAACCGTTAGATATCCCTGATGAGATCTTAATTAATGCTCTTCCGGTCATGCTGGCGGCGACTTTACTGTTTTTCTTTGTCACCCAAGATAAACAGGTAACACAATGGGAAGGATTGCTATTTTTTGTGCTTTACGGTTGGTTTGTTGGTCACATTTTTGGCTGGTTATAA
- a CDS encoding NAD(P)H-quinone oxidoreductase subunit 4 — protein sequence MSSQIPWLTAIILFPLLASFAIPLIPDREGKTIRWYALGVGLLDLVLTIVCFFSNYNLNDSTFQLAETYSWIPQLGMNWSVAVDGLSMPLIVLTGFVNTLAILASWRVTNKPRLFYFLLLVLYSAQMGVFAAQDLLLFFLMWELELVPVYILISIWGGAKRLYAATKFILYTALGSIFILAAALAMAFYGSNPSFDISTLAHKNYPLALELFLYAGFLIAFAVKLPIFPLHTWLPDAHSEASAPVSMILAGVLLKMGGYGLIRMNMEMLPNAHLYFAPILAILGVVNIVYGALSAFAQDNLKRRLACSSISHMGFVLLGIASLTELGLNGAVLQMISHGLIAAMLFFLAGVTYERTHTLSMAKLGGMAKDMPKVFALFTAGSMASLALPGMSGFVGELTIFLGITTSDIYSSSFKIVVIGLAAVGLILTPIYLLNLLRVVFYGENSGGFNIDKYLGDAQPREVMIATCLLLPIIGIGLYPKVATQTYDVKTVEVASQVREIFPVFAQQQRGSVLYSGGFVAPKIAPDTSVEALLPTNDSNA from the coding sequence ATGAGCAGTCAAATTCCCTGGTTAACAGCAATTATCCTATTTCCCCTGTTGGCATCCTTTGCCATTCCCCTAATTCCCGACCGAGAAGGCAAAACTATCCGCTGGTATGCCCTAGGAGTCGGTTTGCTCGACTTAGTTCTGACAATTGTATGCTTCTTTTCTAACTACAATCTCAACGATTCAACATTCCAACTAGCCGAAACCTATAGTTGGATTCCCCAATTAGGCATGAACTGGTCAGTAGCAGTAGACGGCCTATCAATGCCCCTAATCGTGCTAACAGGTTTCGTTAATACATTAGCTATTCTAGCTTCCTGGCGCGTCACCAACAAGCCCAGACTATTTTATTTCCTCTTATTAGTGCTGTACTCCGCCCAAATGGGGGTATTCGCAGCCCAAGACCTGCTATTATTTTTCCTGATGTGGGAACTAGAACTGGTTCCCGTTTATATCCTGATTTCCATCTGGGGTGGAGCCAAGCGCCTCTATGCAGCTACTAAATTCATCCTATATACTGCCCTAGGTTCCATCTTCATCCTAGCCGCCGCCCTAGCCATGGCATTCTACGGCTCCAACCCCAGTTTCGACATTAGCACCCTCGCTCACAAAAACTATCCCCTAGCCTTAGAATTATTCTTGTATGCAGGCTTCCTAATTGCCTTCGCCGTCAAACTCCCTATCTTCCCCCTCCACACATGGCTACCTGATGCTCATAGCGAAGCATCCGCCCCTGTATCAATGATTTTAGCGGGTGTTCTGCTCAAAATGGGTGGTTACGGCTTAATCCGCATGAACATGGAAATGCTACCCAACGCTCACCTGTATTTTGCCCCAATTCTGGCAATTCTAGGAGTGGTTAATATTGTCTACGGTGCATTAAGCGCCTTTGCTCAAGATAACCTCAAACGTCGATTAGCTTGTTCCTCTATCTCCCACATGGGTTTTGTCCTCCTGGGTATTGCTTCCTTAACTGAATTGGGACTGAACGGCGCGGTTCTGCAAATGATTTCCCACGGTTTAATCGCCGCCATGCTGTTCTTCCTAGCAGGTGTTACCTACGAACGTACCCACACCCTATCAATGGCAAAATTAGGCGGTATGGCTAAGGATATGCCTAAAGTGTTTGCCCTCTTCACTGCTGGTTCAATGGCTTCTTTAGCACTACCTGGAATGAGTGGTTTTGTCGGAGAATTAACTATCTTCCTCGGTATCACAACTAGCGATATCTACAGTTCCAGCTTCAAAATTGTAGTGATTGGTTTAGCTGCTGTCGGTCTAATTTTAACCCCCATTTATTTACTGAACCTATTGCGGGTTGTCTTCTACGGTGAAAATAGTGGCGGATTCAACATTGATAAATATCTGGGAGATGCCCAACCTCGCGAAGTGATGATTGCTACCTGTTTGCTATTACCAATTATCGGGATTGGTTTATATCCCAAAGTAGCTACTCAAACCTATGATGTAAAAACTGTTGAAGTTGCTTCTCAAGTCCGTGAAATCTTCCCGGTATTTGCTCAACAACAACGCGGTTCGGTGCTTTACTCAGGCGGGTTTGTAGCTCCCAAAATCGCCCCCGATACCTCGGTAGAAGCTCTCCTACCTACTAACGATTCTAACGCCTAG
- a CDS encoding NAD(P)H-quinone oxidoreductase subunit 5 has product MEPLYQYAWLIPVLPLFGAMLVGIGLISLNKATNKIRQGSAIFLISLLGASMVLSFALLASQINGHESYTRIIEWAAAGDFKISMGYTIDHLTAVMLAIVTTVALLVMVYTDGYMAHDPGYVRFYAYLSLFSSSMLGLVVCPNLLQVYIFWELVGVSSYLLIGFWYDRKPAADACQKAFITNRVGDFGLLLGILGLYWATNTFEFELMGSRLEHLVESGSISGALAALFAILVFLGPVAKSAQFPLHVWLPDAMEGPTPISALIHAATMVAAGVFLIARMYPVFEGIPVVMTTIAWTGCFTAFLGASIAITQNDIKKGLAYSTISQLGYMVMAMGVGAYSAGLFHLMTHAYFKAMLFLCSGSVIHGMEAVVGHDPVLAQDMRLMGGLRKYMPITSTCFLIGTLAICGIPPFAGFWSKDEILSSAFASNPALWVVGWLTAGITAFYMFRMYFSTFEGQFRGNDTTIQQQLTAEANGPNYAFGPGAMNPEELHSDDHGHGHNHGHGHSDSPHESPWTMTIALMALAVPSVFIGLLGTPFNNYFEMFIHAPGESIAEVMEHLAEFELGEFVIMAGSSVGIALIGITLASLMYLKHQIAPNAIAKKIQPLYQFSLNKWYLDDINDLLFVKGSRRLARQILEVDYRVVDGAVNLTGLVALVTGEGLKYLENGRAQFYALIVFVAVLGFVVFSGIG; this is encoded by the coding sequence ATGGAACCCCTTTATCAATATGCCTGGTTAATTCCGGTGTTGCCCCTCTTTGGTGCAATGCTGGTAGGCATAGGGCTAATCTCATTGAACAAAGCCACTAACAAAATTAGACAGGGAAGCGCTATATTCCTGATTTCCCTGTTAGGTGCATCAATGGTTTTGTCCTTTGCTCTCCTAGCCAGTCAAATCAACGGCCATGAATCCTACACTCGTATAATTGAGTGGGCGGCGGCTGGAGACTTTAAAATCAGTATGGGCTACACAATTGACCATCTGACCGCTGTGATGTTGGCGATCGTCACGACTGTAGCCCTATTGGTAATGGTCTACACCGACGGGTATATGGCTCATGATCCAGGATATGTTCGTTTTTATGCCTATCTGAGCCTATTTAGCTCGTCTATGTTGGGTCTGGTAGTTTGTCCCAACCTGCTACAAGTCTATATTTTCTGGGAATTGGTGGGGGTATCTTCCTACCTACTGATCGGGTTTTGGTACGATCGCAAACCAGCAGCAGATGCCTGTCAAAAAGCCTTCATCACTAACCGTGTCGGTGACTTCGGTCTGCTGTTAGGGATCCTCGGTTTATATTGGGCGACTAACACCTTTGAATTTGAGTTAATGGGGTCTCGTCTAGAACACCTAGTAGAAAGCGGGTCCATTAGTGGGGCGCTGGCTGCTCTATTTGCCATCCTAGTGTTCTTAGGTCCCGTGGCGAAATCGGCTCAATTTCCCCTCCATGTTTGGCTTCCAGACGCAATGGAAGGCCCGACCCCGATTTCCGCTCTCATTCACGCCGCCACCATGGTAGCGGCTGGGGTATTCCTGATCGCCAGAATGTACCCGGTGTTTGAGGGTATCCCCGTGGTGATGACTACGATCGCCTGGACAGGTTGCTTTACTGCATTTCTAGGCGCTAGTATCGCTATCACCCAAAACGACATCAAAAAAGGACTCGCCTACTCCACCATTTCCCAACTAGGCTATATGGTCATGGCAATGGGTGTCGGTGCTTATAGCGCCGGACTGTTCCACCTAATGACCCACGCCTACTTTAAGGCAATGTTGTTCCTGTGTTCCGGTTCGGTTATTCATGGTATGGAAGCCGTAGTCGGGCACGACCCGGTTCTAGCCCAGGATATGCGACTAATGGGGGGACTGCGGAAATATATGCCCATCACTAGCACCTGCTTTTTGATTGGGACTCTGGCTATTTGCGGCATTCCCCCCTTTGCTGGCTTCTGGTCAAAAGATGAGATTCTCAGCAGTGCCTTTGCTTCTAATCCTGCCTTGTGGGTGGTAGGCTGGCTAACGGCTGGTATTACGGCATTTTATATGTTCCGTATGTATTTCAGTACCTTTGAAGGTCAATTTCGGGGTAATGATACAACCATACAGCAACAGCTAACGGCGGAGGCTAACGGCCCTAATTATGCCTTTGGTCCGGGTGCGATGAACCCAGAGGAACTACATAGCGATGATCATGGTCATGGTCATAATCACGGTCATGGTCATAGTGATAGCCCCCATGAGTCTCCCTGGACTATGACTATAGCTTTGATGGCTTTGGCTGTTCCCTCTGTGTTTATTGGGTTATTAGGAACTCCCTTTAATAACTATTTCGAGATGTTTATTCATGCTCCTGGGGAGTCAATAGCCGAGGTTATGGAACATTTGGCTGAGTTTGAACTCGGCGAATTTGTGATTATGGCGGGGAGTTCCGTTGGCATTGCTTTGATTGGTATTACTTTGGCATCCTTGATGTACTTGAAACATCAAATAGCTCCAAATGCGATCGCTAAAAAAATCCAACCTCTTTACCAATTCTCCCTAAACAAATGGTATCTCGACGATATTAATGACCTCCTTTTTGTCAAAGGAAGTCGCCGCCTCGCCCGTCAAATTCTCGAAGTTGACTATCGAGTTGTTGATGGTGCTGTTAACTTAACAGGTTTAGTCGCTTTAGTCACCGGAGAAGGTCTCAAATACTTAGAGAATGGTCGCGCTCAATTTTACGCCCTAATTGTATTTGTAGCAGTCCTCGGCTTTGTCGTATTTTCCGGCATTGGCTAA